In the genome of Daucus carota subsp. sativus chromosome 9, DH1 v3.0, whole genome shotgun sequence, the window ttctttctttctaaaTTGATTTTAATAGGTATCTGTTTCGAAGGCACGTGCAATAATTGTCCTAGCAGAAGATGGGAATGCTGACCAGGTAATAAAAATTCGACTCTGATGAATCCTTAGTGttgatatgtttttttaatccTTTAGTCCTTTTTGTCTATTTAGAGTGATGCTCGTGCATTGAGGACTGTTTTAAGCTTAACAGGAGTAAAAGAAGGATTGCAAGGACATATAGTGGTGGAACTGAGTGATCTTGACAATGAGGTCCTTGTAAAACTTGTTGGTGGAGATCTTGTTGAGACTGTTGTAGCACATGATGTGATTGGTCGCCTGATGATACAATGTGCCCGACAGCCAGGTCTTGCGCAGGTCACTCTTCAGAGGattgttataatatattcttttgCTGTAATTGTGATATCAGACTTTCTTAATGGTTTGGTGACATGGTCTTAATATTTTTATCTGTATTTATCGGGTCAGTGCAGATTTGGGAAGACATACTTGGATTTGAGGGTTGTGAGTTCTATATCAAAAGATGGCCACAGTTGGATGGAATGCAATTCGAAGATGTCTTAATCAGCTTTCCTGATGCTATTCCCTGCGGAGTGAAGGCTGCATCCCATTTTGGCAAAATTATTCTGAACCCTGAGGATtcatatattttacaagaaGGCGATGAAGTTCTCGTCATAGCTGAGGACGATGATACTTATTCTCCAACAAAATTTCCGACGGTGCCTAACTAATCTCTTAGTTCGTATTTTCCTTTTTACTCTGTTAATCTGTTTTTTATATCTATGACGAGGCACTGTTTACTGTGTGCATCCAACACACTGGCCTTTTTTATAAAACTCATGTCAAGATTACACCTATTGATGAATTCCTAGCAATAGACGAGTTTTACATCACATTTTCCCCAATTTCACACCAGCTTTCAGTTTGAAGCATAGCGTTCTACTAAACTATTGCCTAGGCAATTTAGCATATTCCATTGTCGGATAATCAGATCAAGTTTATAAACTTGCATATCCATGACTGCCCCATGACAACCACAGTTGACATTTTCCTAGAGTTTATTATTAGGTTCCCTTTCCTTCAAGTGTTCTGGCAATTCTTATAGTCGTTTCACTTAACTCAGTTAGACTGGTCATTAAGTAGGCTGTAGCAGTATGACTTTCATCAGTATAACATAGCTATTATATAGGAAAGTGGACTATGTTGGCATTGGACGGAAAAAATGATTAGTGAATCTTCCATAATAAAACTCATATAAGTAAAATAATTTGGTCATTCAGGTCCGAGAAGCACCATTCATACACATATCCCGACCAGAAAGAAAGCCTCAGAAGATTCTACTTTGTGGATGGAGGCGGGACATTGATGATATGATTGTGGTAAGTTCAATCAGTTAAATTCCTAAtaccttcttttctttatttgaaTGCTGCAGGTTCGGAGAGGGAATTTGCCAAAAGACTTCATTGAAGCAGAGTCTGAGGAAAGGATTCTGTTTTGTGGTTGGCGAAGAGACATGGAAGATATGATTATGGTAATATTACAGGAATTTATGCTTCCACTGATTCAATCCCGCAGTGTTCAAGAAATTTACTTGGTGCTAGACAAGTCTGGGAACATTTTTCGTTGACTTTGCTTCTCCAATACTCAACTTTCAGTCCTGAAATCAAGTTTCATTTTGTGATGAAACACAACATTGCTTCAATTCTGTGCCAAAATTTCTAACAATGCTACCAAAGGAATTGATATTTTCCAACTTTCttattaatatgttaaataatgTTGTTTTAGGTATTGGATGCCTTTCTAGCCCCAAATTCAGAGTTGTGGATGTTCAATGACGTTCCTGAAAAGGAGAGAGAAAAGAAGCTGATTGATGGAGGCCTTGACTTGAATCGACTGGTCAACATAACGTTGGTTAATCGTGAAGGAAATGCTGTAATACGTCGTCACCTGGAAAGCCTTCCTTTGGAATCTTTCAATTCAGTAAGTAGCTTCAAATAAATTTCTTGGAAAAGTTCAGCTTTAATGGTTTTAGAAGTACAGATAATAAAAGATTCGTAAAGACTTTCTGGTATTACATAGTGTTGTTTTTCACATTAGCTGTTATGTTGTGTGGCAAAACTGGTTGACATCTCTAGATTATCTTCTGCGGCATATGAGTAGCTTGCAATGGTATGTTCATGGAACTTTTTGTGAGTTCTGACCAACATAAGACTGTGCTGAACAAATTTTACAGTGctctaatttatttatcataaaatgccaaaatttttttatgttcttAAGACTTGCTTCCTTTCCTAAGGTTTagtgtttttattttgaaatgttGGTTGGTAACTTCTACAGATTTTAATATTGGCTGATGAATCAGTAGAAGATTCAGCCATTAAAGCTGATTCTAGATCTCTTGCCACCTTACTCTTAATCCGTGATATTCAGGTAATTTCATCGAGAGCTATTCTGTGTTctctaaaatgataaatttataacaaattGCCATCTGTTATATTCGACCTTTGCTTTCCTGTTGGATCATAGTCATGCAAGTTTAGTACTTACCTGTAGGCCAAACGTCTTCCGTATAGAGAAAACAAGGTCTCCCACGTCCACAGAGATAGCTTCTCACAAGGTTCGTGGATGGGTGAAATGCAACAGGCTTCAGATAAATCAGTAATTATCAGCGAAATTTTGGATCCAAGAACCAAAAATCTATTATCAATGTCAAAGATCAGTGATTACGTTTTATCAAATGAGCTTGTCAGCATGGCACTGGCCATGGTTGCAGAGGACCGTCAAATAAATGATGTGTTGGAAGAACTCTTTGCAGAAGAGGTATCAACTTCTGTTTGTGTTTTCTATATTTTACTCTAAGCATTTATCATTCTTATGCTCGCATAAACAGGCCTAAATATACGTCACTGAATCATTTCACTTTACAGGGAAATGAGATGCATATAAGACAAGCAGAACTTTACCTTCATGAAGGTGAAGAGTTGAGTTTTTTTGAGGTACTCTTACGTGCTCGTCAAAGGAGAGAGATTGTTATTGGTTTTAGAACAGCAAATGCAGAGAGAGCCGTTATCAATCCGCCAAATAAAATGGAAAAAAGACGGTGGTCAGTGAAGGATGTTTTTGTAGTAATAGCTGAGAAGGAGTGACTTTCAATTGTATATAGACTTTACTTGCTGCTTCTGGTATGGAATGAAATCCCTAAACCAGATGGACCAATTAAAGCCTCGTATCTTCATCAACTCTATCCAGAAACCAGAAGTCGAGGTTACCAGATGGCCAACATTCCGAGGGTCACCGTGTCCAGTCCAATACAGGCCTTTGCTTAGCTTTAAATAAAGAAGAGGAAAAAAACCCTTCAGGCTTCAGTTATGA includes:
- the LOC108200985 gene encoding ion channel CASTOR-like isoform X2 is translated as MSVDSDAGASSRDWLFPSPAGGKQQQRDWIYPSPLLSSSRLSKTPTRRFFSTYPPPPRAPAVPVATVTTPQNRYYPASAGIRRRINFPRRSLKEDVSVEEKKAVPASNAAKCLKAADAAAFRFKFSWQRFVVIAFPVAILVALISSLVNKNFSLQSQVTDLQHQIYRLNGRLRLCSGLDSLNSNDSSYEESDTDSYYSKSLKITALAVSLILLALPFFFLKYVDYVSKKSKSPDSIAEEVSLNKQLEYKVDVFLSVYPYAKPLALLVATLLLIFLGGLALFGVTDDSLTDCLWLSWTFVAASGNHADSEGLGPRLVSVTISCGGMLIFAMMLGLVSDSISEKLDSLRKGKSEVVKQNHTLILGWSDKLGSLLNQLAIANENLGGGIVVVMAEKDKEEMEVDIAKMEFDFRGTSVICRSGSPLILADLKKVSVSKARAIIVLAEDGNADQSDARALRTVLSLTGVKEGLQGHIVVELSDLDNEVLVKLVGGDLVETVVAHDVIGRLMIQCARQPGLAQIWEDILGFEGCEFYIKRWPQLDGMQFEDVLISFPDAIPCGVKAASHFGKIILNPEDSYILQEGDEVLVIAEDDDTYSPTKFPTVREAPFIHISRPERKPQKILLCGWRRDIDDMIVVLDAFLAPNSELWMFNDVPEKEREKKLIDGGLDLNRLVNITLVNREGNAVIRRHLESLPLESFNSILILADESVEDSAIKADSRSLATLLLIRDIQAKRLPYRENKVSHVHRDSFSQGSWMGEMQQASDKSVIISEILDPRTKNLLSMSKISDYVLSNELVSMALAMVAEDRQINDVLEELFAEEGNEMHIRQAELYLHEGEELSFFEVLLRARQRREIVIGFRTANAERAVINPPNKMEKRRWSVKDVFVVIAEKE
- the LOC108200985 gene encoding ion channel CASTOR-like isoform X1 produces the protein MSVDSDAGASSRDWLFPSPAGGKQQQRDWIYPSPLLSSSRLSKTPTRRFFSTYPPPPRAPAVPVATVTTPQNRYYPASAGIRRRINFPRRSLKEDVSVEEKKAVPASNAAKCLKAADAAAFRFKFSWQRFVVIAFPVAILVALISSLVNKNFSLQSQVTDLQHQIYRLNGRLRLCSGLDSLNSNDSSYEESDTDSYYSKSLKITALAVSLILLALPFFFLKYVDYVSKKSKSPDSIAEEVSLNKQLEYKVDVFLSVYPYAKPLALLVATLLLIFLGGLALFGVTDDSLTDCLWLSWTFVAASGNHADSEGLGPRLVSVTISCGGMLIFAMMLGLVSDSISEKLDSLRKGKSEVVKQNHTLILGWSDKLGSLLNQLAIANENLGGGIVVVMAEKDKEEMEVDIAKMEFDFRGTSVICRSGSPLILADLKKVSVSKARAIIVLAEDGNADQSDARALRTVLSLTGVKEGLQGHIVVELSDLDNEVLVKLVGGDLVETVVAHDVIGRLMIQCARQPGLAQIWEDILGFEGCEFYIKRWPQLDGMQFEDVLISFPDAIPCGVKAASHFGKIILNPEDSYILQEGDEVLVIAEDDDTYSPTKFPTVRRGNLPKDFIEAESEERILFCGWRRDMEDMIMVLDAFLAPNSELWMFNDVPEKEREKKLIDGGLDLNRLVNITLVNREGNAVIRRHLESLPLESFNSILILADESVEDSAIKADSRSLATLLLIRDIQAKRLPYRENKVSHVHRDSFSQGSWMGEMQQASDKSVIISEILDPRTKNLLSMSKISDYVLSNELVSMALAMVAEDRQINDVLEELFAEEGNEMHIRQAELYLHEGEELSFFEVLLRARQRREIVIGFRTANAERAVINPPNKMEKRRWSVKDVFVVIAEKE
- the LOC108200985 gene encoding ion channel CASTOR-like isoform X3, coding for MSVDSDAGASSRDWLFPSPAGGKQQQRDWIYPSPLLSSSRLSKTPTRRFFSTYPPPPRAPAVPVATVTTPQNRYYPASAGIRRRINFPRRSLKEDVSVEEKKAVPASNAAKCLKAADAAAFRFKFSWQRFVVIAFPVAILVALISSLVNKNFSLQSQVTDLQHQIYRLNGRLRLCSGLDSLNSNDSSYEESDTDSYYSKSLKITALAVSLILLALPFFFLKYVDYVSKKSKSPDSIAEEVSLNKQLEYKVDVFLSVYPYAKPLALLVATLLLIFLGGLALFGVTDDSLTDCLWLSWTFVAASGNHADSEGLGPRLVSVTISCGGMLIFAMMLGLVSDSISEKLDSLRKGKSEVVKQNHTLILGWSDKLGSLLNQLAIANENLGGGIVVVMAEKDKEEMEVDIAKMEFDFRGTSVICRSGSPLILADLKKVSVSKARAIIVLAEDGNADQSDARALRTVLSLTGVKEGLQGHIVVELSDLDNEVLVKLVGGDLVETVVAHDVIGRLMIQCARQPVQIWEDILGFEGCEFYIKRWPQLDGMQFEDVLISFPDAIPCGVKAASHFGKIILNPEDSYILQEGDEVLVIAEDDDTYSPTKFPTVRRGNLPKDFIEAESEERILFCGWRRDMEDMIMVLDAFLAPNSELWMFNDVPEKEREKKLIDGGLDLNRLVNITLVNREGNAVIRRHLESLPLESFNSILILADESVEDSAIKADSRSLATLLLIRDIQAKRLPYRENKVSHVHRDSFSQGSWMGEMQQASDKSVIISEILDPRTKNLLSMSKISDYVLSNELVSMALAMVAEDRQINDVLEELFAEEGNEMHIRQAELYLHEGEELSFFEVLLRARQRREIVIGFRTANAERAVINPPNKMEKRRWSVKDVFVVIAEKE